From the genome of bacterium:
CGAAGTTCGACTGGGCGATGTCGTGCTGAAGCTGCGCATGGTCCAGAGACTGTTTCGATACGGCTCCCTGTTCGAACAGATTCTTCATTCGCTGCAACTCCAATACGGCGTTGTCGAGCGTAGAACGCGCCTGCCGATAGGAAGCCTGTGGATTGGCGTTGTCGAGGCGGGCTACAACCTGACCGCGGGAAACTCGTTGTCCGACGCGAACCGGAACATCCACCACCGTCTCGAGAAGTCGCGAAACGATCACCGACTGCTCTTCCCCTTCAATAGTCCCCGAAAATCGCAGGGTGCGGGCGATTGTGCCGGGTTGAATCGCCTCGACTTGCACGGGGATACCTTCCCGTTTCTGGATATCGGGGATAGACTCGACCGCTTCGCCGCGGCCTTTGGTCACGATGCGCAGACCGATACCCAATACGATCAGTACGGCCAGCGCGATCCCGATTTTCTTGAATGGTTTGCTCACGATCGTTCTCTATGGTTCGGATGTTTCTTTTAAGGGAATACCCAGCGCACGTTCGAGCTGCAACCGGGTGATGCGGGCGTCATACAAGGCGTGAAGGCGATTCACGCGCGAGCGATCAAGCTGCAGTTCACTGTCCAGCAGTTCGAGTTGTGTTCCCATTCCGTTCTCGTAGCGGACGCGCGCGATCTGATAGGCGCGTTCCGCCTCGATCACGTTGCCTTCCTGTACGGTGACGGTGCGCAAAGCGCGTTCGAGTTCGCGTCGTGAATTCTCGACGTCAATGCTGATGCCGTTGCGCAGATCGGATTCCATGTAGTCGAGTCGTCGCAGTTCGGCGCGATACTGGGCTACACGTGCGGGGGTCCGGAAGCCGTCGAAGAGCGGGAGGGAAACCTGAAGCATGGCGGCCGAGCTCTTGACCCAACCGTAGTTGTCGAACTCGAAGTTGTCGGCTTGGGTCATGGTTCGGTAGTTTGCCACGGCATAGAAGCTCGGCAGATAGAGATCGCGGCGGGCGATACTCATGAGTTGCCGTTGGGTTTTACGAGCATACTCGATCGCCGCAAGCTCACTCCGTTGTTGATAGGCGGTTTCCACGTCGGCCACGGGGAGAATCGTGTCGGCGAGATCCAGCGATCCGATCACCTCGACGTCTGTTTCGGGATCGAGATTCAGAAGCCAGCGCAAGTTCTGGCGGGTCAGCTCGTACTGGTTGCGCGCTTCGAGCAGCGGTGGTTCGAGGTTGGCCACCTGCACCTCGGCCCGGAGCTTGTCGTATTCCGAAACGATGCCTTGCTCATACATCAATCGGGTTTGATCGCGATGTTGAATCGCCCGGTCGAGAGCGGTTTGAGTCGTGGTCAGCAACTCGCGGGCGAGGATCACCCCATAGAACGTCTGAGCGAGCCGGACGCGAGTGTCCTGCAAGGTCTGCGTGACGCCTGTTTCGGTCTGTTTCACGTAGCTGCGAGCGGCACGGAGCGCCGCACCGACTTTGCCCGCCACCCAAAGAGGCTGCGCGAGTTCAAGTTGGGCCGTGTATTCGTTGTCGAGTCCGATGCGAATCGGTTGACCCTCGAAAAAAAAGACGGGAGTCTTGATATTTCGCGTATACAAACCGCTGAGATT
Proteins encoded in this window:
- a CDS encoding TolC family protein, which codes for MAHFLRLPLIALITTMLSIQASRAVEVTWDEAWRLARTQNIAVLDAHEQVNVARLQVKEARSGALPTLNLSGLYTRNIKTPVFFFEGQPIRIGLDNEYTAQLELAQPLWVAGKVGAALRAARSYVKQTETGVTQTLQDTRVRLAQTFYGVILARELLTTTQTALDRAIQHRDQTRLMYEQGIVSEYDKLRAEVQVANLEPPLLEARNQYELTRQNLRWLLNLDPETDVEVIGSLDLADTILPVADVETAYQQRSELAAIEYARKTQRQLMSIARRDLYLPSFYAVANYRTMTQADNFEFDNYGWVKSSAAMLQVSLPLFDGFRTPARVAQYRAELRRLDYMESDLRNGISIDVENSRRELERALRTVTVQEGNVIEAERAYQIARVRYENGMGTQLELLDSELQLDRSRVNRLHALYDARITRLQLERALGIPLKETSEP